The Coffea arabica cultivar ET-39 chromosome 6e, Coffea Arabica ET-39 HiFi, whole genome shotgun sequence genome contains the following window.
TCCCCTCTTTAGGAAGCAAATGAAGCTTTTTAGGTCTTTTTACCAAAGATTTTGTCCCACTTGCATAAAATTGGCACCCACCGAAGCTACAATGCTTTGTCAATAGAACTGCCTAGGATTGTCTTCAATGGTGAAACTTCAATTATTGATACATGTGAGTAGTAGAACAGTAGGACATCTCTGGgctttgacccaaaaaaaaaaaaaaagtatgactGACACCCCTAGGCCTAAAGCATGCAATGGTTTTGGTGCCTCAGTCTGGTTAGGATTTGGTGAAACCGTTTAGGATTTGGTGCCTCAGTCTTCCATCCGTTCACATTTGTCATTGATCGtagaagaaaacatgcaatgTTTTTTTTCTGATACGAGTTACGTGTATGTGGGAGTATATGTTGCTCGTAATTATATTGAACTGTTCAAGAAATCTTGATAGCTAATTTTTTCGGGTCAAAGTTGAATGGCTATTTTCTACAATCAattatttcttttgaaaattaaaagcaatcaaatgttttgaaaatatGAAGAAATCTGACAACTTATGTACCAAGGAGTAAGTGAACTCTGGCAAtctgagtttttttttcttttttttttttggtgaaaaaatGTCTACAACGAGAGGAGCCTTGCCCCATTTCAAGGTTCACGCATGGCTACGGCCACATTAGGCATCTTATAATAATTCTATCAATCGCCTGCCAATTGGCTCGTGGTTACAACTGAAACTGAACTCACTCAAACTTTATTAtaccaaaaaaacaaaatcgCCTATCAACTGTGCTTTAGTTATTCCAGGATTCAAATTTGAATGTTTCCAACACAATGGCTGAGCTTAAATCTTTACTTGTTTGGTCACAACTCACAACACGTTGACAATCTACAATTACAAAGTTTGTCATTGTGTATATCTTGCGCCCGTGTGGTGGGGGGTTAAAGTGGATGAGAGCATAAATCAAAGGACCCCAGTGACTGGGCAAATTGGGGTTAGGTTCACGCTTTGTCTATCAAGGCACCGCATGTGCTCTCACACGCTTTCTCCCATCCCCACTACCATGTGCACTTGTCTTCTTCTTTGCTTTCTCTTGCCGCATACCCCATTTCTCCTGCTATTCAACTCTTCAGATCCTGTTAAGTTTCTTATTATGCACCATCAGAATCCAGCCTTCAAGATTATTCCTGAAAGAAGAAATCAGGGGTGATAATAGGTCATTAAACTAGATGTTAATAGTCAGTAAtgaattctttatttttttttccttcttgcatTTTGTTTGGTAAGGTAATTAGTGGTTATGGTCTTTTACTAATACTGGATATGAAGATGTGATCATGAGAATGACCTTACGGTAGCTAATGAGCTATTTTCCAGCAAATAGAGTGTTTTTGCTTCATTTGCTGCATCTTATGCTTTTAGACAGCCACATTGCAATAATTCTTGGAAAAAGTAGTTTCATGAGGTGGGgactataaaaggaaaaattggttgtcCCCTCCCTACTCCTAGActttctttttcactttttgGTGGCAGTGGGTATTTTTCTGGTTCATGATACATATTTCTGGACAAAATCAAGGGTTATGGGGTTACTAATTAAGCTTCAAAACCAATTTATGTGAACTGGGGCCTGATTTTATCGCTCAATATCTCTTCTTAGTGCAAGCTAATTGTGATTAAGTTAGAAACTATAGTTACTGAAAATTGATTAAAATGCAAGAACACTGATTGCAATTCAAAAAAGGGTTGTCCatgatggaaaagaaaaagggtctTGAGAAATTTGGATTGTTTTGATCAGATATGCATACATCTCTAAAGGGGAAGACAAATTCACTTTTGTGTTATTTTGCCTTTTAAGCAGCCCTACAACTAGAAAGCGTGTTGATGTTTATGCGGTTTTGCAACGGTAAGTTACACAGCCCTTTACGCTTTTATGCATAAGGACCACATTAGTTGCTGAAATTGTGACCGTTGGGATTGAGACTAAAATGAATGTTGCCGTTGTacaatatttggaaattattggAGACAAAGAAAAGACGTCTAACTAatgtttttctttcttaataTTTGGCAATACAATAATTGATCAAGTCTTGTTATGCAAAAGATTTTTATATATCCGAGCATTTATGATCCAATCTTCTCCTCATCCAGCCCTGTcctaaaagaaaatgtaaaataaaCAGTAATAGATCCCCACAACCCCTtcttaagggaaaaaaaaaaagtgaagaagaaaaggaataggctcaatttgaattcaaatttttttttgggtctatttgaaaagtgaatttcCAAGGGTTTATAAATTGGTTTACAAAACTTGTCTTGGTAGGTAAATAATTCTTGATTGACTAGAAAAAATGTATATTACGTATGTTCTTTTGTTGTGTTCTGGCATAGTGGATTAGtggccttaaaaaaaaaaagtaagtagTTGTCTTCTTTGTTTTGCAAATACCTCAAATGTGGATGTGATATCATTCTCAATTTTGTTTACAAGTTGAATTTAGTTACTAAAATGCAAAGATGGAGATCCTGTCCCAAACCATATGTATGAAAAATTTGCCGCTTAAATTGTCTTCTTAAACTTCGACAGTTCGATGTATGTTGAATGAGACTAGAGTATGTGTACGATTATTCAGTTATTGTATTTCTCATATAATCTTAAGTACATTTGTACAATATAATTATACGCGAAAATTTTATTTGTATACATAAATTCATTTATAACAAATTCAATATATAAGTGCGTTCatacatataaatataaatgatgttggatttgaattttatctcaCAAATCGTTTATTTGTTGGGTTTGAGTTTTGTTCCGTCAACTTGTAAACCAAATCTTGAAAGTATGGCAATGACTGCTAATTGCACCAAATGTTTAACTGCATTTGCACCAATACACGTGTAATGTTTATATAACTATGAAAAGCAACTTAATGAATGCTTGGGGTACACATTTATCCTCCCCTTGGCCAGGCCATTTGCAACTCAGCAGCAGATGATACATACACTCAACAACAACCAATGAATGTGCTGAGTTGTTAACAAGTTTATTAATTTTGGGGTCATAATTTTCATGATTTTGTGTTCAACATCTAACGTCAAACTACAACGTATACATTGTCCGTAAAGTATGTTTTTTGCgatcaaaataaaaatattttgaatttcGATCTTGTGATCAACATTAAAATTGTCTGATTTATAACTTTTCCCAAGCAGCATTAACCATCCAAAAATATAGTAACACAAAAAGATGAATAATAGTATCTTCTTTCCCTCCTCATGGCAAAAAATTTCTcccaaaaattttccaacatTTCTTCCCAAAAGGGAAAGGACGGAGAAAAAACGCAGACACACCGTATCACGTGCACCGTTGCACAGACAATAACAGCTCTACTAATTTAGacattaaaataaatttaaacttAATCCCCGCCTAAACCCCCTTTTTATCAGCTCACTATATAAACCAACCCCCTCATACTGTCTCCCGTCTCTTCTCAAAAATCTCTCCAGAAAACACACACCAGCACACCGTCGAAAACACGCACagataaaagaaaaatcttAAAATTCTATTATTTCTCCCCAAATTGTAATTAGGTTTTGAATATTGATATAATTAAGCTCAAAAATTACGCAATTGCGGCTTGATAATGTCAAGCGCTCAGATgattagtagtagtagtaacGGCAATTGCAGTGTTGATAATTGTAACGGCGACGTCAGTTGGCCGGAGCCGCCGAAGCTGACGCCGTCGGCTTCGCTTAAGACGAAGAAGAAACCGACTCCGGCGCCGAGCATTTCCAGAGCCGGCGGGGAAGTTGACGAGCTGGTTACTCTTCTTCACGGCTCTGATCCCCTCCGCGTCGAGCTCAGTCGCCTGGAAAATGAAGTCCGAGGTTTCAATTTAACCATCattttcttgctctctttctatTTGTGGAAGCAATttgggaattttttttattaacctCGTGGGAGTTGAGGACGTTATAATTTTGGACGAAATGGAGGATAATTTGTGGATGTTATTTGGTAGAGAGCTGGAACATGAATTATTTTAACGATTATTATTAGATGAATATCtgtatttttagaattttttgattttaaaaaaaggTTATCATCGttaaaataattcttttttttttttggtgaaaattcAAGAGAAAGGaattttcattttagttttattaaaggaaaaatagaaaattgtcCGTGTTTAAGATATTCTATTctgttgtttattttttttaaacttgatttgaaATTGATACTTTTAGAATCAAAACTATCTGGTAAAGGCACGAAATTGGACTAGAAtaatatttcttcaattttttgtaatttattcatttttccattAAAAAGGCATAATTGTATTTTTTAATGAGACTTTATTTAATTGATAAGTCATTTCAAGAATTCATTTTTGaaggcatatatatttttttaattagacATTATTAATTTGATTAGTAATTTcaagaattctttttttttttggtggaaatTGGATGGACTATATTAGGTTTTTATAAACCAATCATGACAATTTGTTGGAAAGTGTTTGTATCAGGAGCCTGTCATGTTTCAATGAAAGTGTTGGAAAGTATTTGTTTATGTTTCAATTTCCATAAACAAGAAAATGGATGGCCCATGtcctaatttttttattaacttCTCCATTATGTGAACtatttggaaagaaacaaaagtatAGGACAAGGAAAAAGACCATCTTGGGTTTTGTTCTTGCCATTTCTTGTATGGTTCCGTGACGTATCCAATCTTTCTGCTTAATGTGGCATAATTTGAAATAAGAGTTGTACTATATGTTTTtcataataatttaaaaaatcaatacAGAGCTTCAactttaaaataagaaaattgtgttAATAAATTTGTGTGTGTTGGAAATGTGATTTTAGATTGGTATTTTGATTCTCTTGGCATATGATTGTAAGTGTTGCTGAGGTAAAATTTCAATTACAGAGGTGAATGGAGAGGACGGTCAAGCAGATCCTTTAGTGCTGTCAAGATTCAAAGGAACTTAAAACGAGAGTATCAGTGCATGATTTAAACATTCATTCATGCATTTATTTCTTTCCCCTCCGCTTTTCTGTATCTGGTGTTGGTTGGTTCAGGATTaacttttttgttaaaaaaaattttataaagtaCTTTGGATTGAAACATTTTGTTGATAATTTCCAAGGGTGATAAAAAGGATATATACATATTTGAGATTCCAGGGTGAAATTATAATGTTCCCTTTTGCATGTCATTGAGAGACAAGTAACTAATCAATTCCCTTTTCCTTGTAATTGAATTTCTCTCTGGACATCAGTAGCCTTAACTACTTTCTTTTAGAGATTCTCCAATTCTTGGAGTACATCCATCTCTTCTAAGACATGAACAAGGGCTGAAACATTCAAGTGATTGAACAGAGCAGCGAtcttttttctctccttttttttggcctttgttttctttaaacTACATATATGGATTCAACAAATCAGGTTCTTTCTTATGCAAGTTGAGACATTAGGCAAGGTTCTCATTGAAGATTGTTGTTTACGAAAATTGCAGACAAAGAGAGGAATCTGGGAGATGCGTATGCAGAAATCAAGGCCTTGAAGTACTCAGAGCGCCTAAAAGAGAAGGCAGTTGAGGAGGTAAATTAGTTCAGTTAATTGCTCAAAGCCTTTTGAGATTTTAGTGAAGATGAAGGAGTCTAAAGAAGAAAGATCAatgtaaatgaaaaaaattgttGACTTCATTTTCTTCCCAGAAACCAAGCGTCAAATTGTCTTATTTAGTGAGCTTATGAAAATTAAAACAGCTAAAATTCAGGAGAAAATATCAATTGTTCAAGAGAAAAGAACATGATGTAAGAAGCTTAAAATTTCAGTTGACAAAGAAGGGACTTGAACTGTGGTATTGGCAGAACTTAGAAAGGAAGCTGGTAGAACTTAGAGTAGATAATCGAGAGAAACCTAAAAATCATTAACTTGTGAGAGACAAAGGAGATGAAAGTAGCAAATGGATGCCTTCCTCTCCTGGTTCCATGTCAATGCCATAGGGAGCAGAAGAAGAGAAATATGATCCAAAATGGTTGTTATTAAGAGGTTTTTTTGCTTACATTTCCCTCCTTCAAGGGTAGAACAACTGCAGAACTTATGAGGCTACAGTAAATACTTGTTTGAAGttttacaattataaaattCTTACATCTAGAAGATTTGGTTTATCTTTTCATGAGTGAGAGAAAGATACTGGTACTCTGCAATTTATCGTCCATGGTGCCGCATAAAGGAGCATTTTATAGACCTTTAATCTCAGCATTCCTCCACTATTCATGGAAGGCATAGAAAATAAAAGGATCAATGGTAACTTTAAAATCTACAATCTCAACATTTGGGTTTTGGCCCAAAACCCCATGTTTGTTTTTGCTGgtgtaaaaatttttattgaatGATCTTACCAAAGTAGCAAGTGCTGTAAAGTACCCATATGACTGTGTCACTATCAAAGATATGCTGGTGTTAGAATTTGTTATATGGAAATTTATATCTTCGTGAAACTTTGTGTTATATCTACATAACGCTATACACATGCTATGAATGTGTGATTGATTGGATAAAGGTTTCCTTCATGTTTCAGTATTTGACTAGTGATTCCTTTTCATACTTAGTAAGGTTGCTTATCATGGTTTACTTTACATCAGCTTTCGGATGAGTTAAAGAAAATTGACGACAAATTGAAAGCAACTGAAGCACTTTTGGAAAGCAAGGTGAAGTGTTTATTAACTGCATAGTTATAGTGCTTCTTtaggaatttatttatttttttttaattttattgtttttgttCCCCCAATGAAAATTAGAATTTCAACATTTTCCGTCAGTTTGTTGCAGAAGCTAAGACATCTAACAGTCAAGTTATTATGATTCTCAGAATTTAGAGGTTAGgaaaataaatgaagaaaagaaaacagctcTGGCAGCACAATTTGCTGCAGAAGCTACTCTTCGAAGAGTTCATGCAGGTCAAAAAGATGATGAAATGCCTCCTATTGAAGCCATTATCACTCCTTTAGAGGCAGAATTGAAGTTGGCCAGGCTGGAGGTACATAAACTTTGTTGTTGATCTAGTTTCAATTCTGGTATATGAAAATGCATGTATGTTCCAAGTGATGTACTTTTGCATCTTTTCAATTCAGGTAGCTAAGCTACAAGATGACAATAGAGCCCTGGATCGACTTACTAAGTCCAAAGAGGCTGCTCTGTTGGAGGCTGAGCGAACTGTCCAAATGGCATTGGCGAAAGCCTCCTTGGTTGATGATCTGCAGAACAAAAACCAAGATTTGATGAAACAGATAGAGATATGCCAGGTTTGACTATTTTAGAAGTCTCTTCTTGTGGGTATGGATGAAAGTGTGTTGCCCATCAGATAATTTTTGTCTTTACAGATTCACTTGATCTATTGTGCTCTTACTTCAGGAGGAGAATAGAATATTGGACAAGATGCACAGGCAGAAGGTTTCTGAGGTTGAAAAGTTAATGCAAACTGTACATGAACTTGAGGAGGCTGTTTTGGCTGGAGGTGCTGCGGCCAATGCTGTACGCGATTACCAGCGAAAGATGCAAGAATTGAACGTAAGTGTTACTGTAGGACTGTTAAATCTAAACACCTTAGCCGTTGCTACAATGAGCTTCTCTGGGATGACTAATTTCCATGCTTCAAcaggaagaaaaaagaattcTGGACCGTGAACTAGCTCGTGCAAAGATTTCAGCGAATCGGGTTGCTGTTGTTGTTGCTAATGAGTGGAAAGATTCCAATGACAAAGTAATGCCTGTAAAGCAAtggctggaagaaagaagactTCTTCAGGCATGTGATGGCTTTAGGTTAATCTTTTATGTGTCTAGTGTGTATACTTGTTTGTTTCTGTAAGCAGATATACTAATAGGCAAGTCAACAGTACAGAAATCACTAATTGGGTCGTACTTGACCTTTAGCATACTGTGACTCCTCATTAGTGATAGGAAAAACTTTTTCTGATTTATATTGCTGTGCTATATCAAGCGAGGAGATCTGAATTTGGAAAAGGGTTTAGACTATTGACCGGGATATCAATGTCTTAATAGTCATTGTTTTGCCACTTTGCAGCAAAAGTAATGCCAGGGAAGTTTTGGAACTAATTTTGTTACTGGTGTTTCCAGTTTTGACCATAAGTTATCCGTATTAAGCCAGTCCTTTCTTTATATTTCAGACGAACTAAGAAATATTGCTATTTGTGAATAGGGAGAAATGCAACAGCTTAAAGACAAAGTGGCAATTGCAGAGCGAACTGCAAAGGCAGAAGCACAAttaaaagtaagaaattggacGGCTCTGTAAATTCCCTTTTTGTCGTTGTttgatatttttcaattatttcctCACAGGTTTGCTTATGTCATTTCCTGTTCGCAACTTGTACGATAACATGCTGATAACTTATTTCTCAGGAGAAGTATCACTTACGATTtaaagttttggaagaaaggcTAAAAGCTTCTTCAACTTGTACCACCCGCTCTACTCCACAAGGAGGAAGTGTGTGTAATGGTCTTTCACGGCGCCAATCTTTTGGAGGAGGAGAAAGTTTGTCCAAACCTCCATCAAATGGGATTTCATTGAAAAAGACAAAGTTTCAGTCTAGGTCATTTCGAACAAATAGTTCTTCAGCATTATTGGAGCAGTCAAAATTCTCATCAACGTTATTTGGTAGTGGTAGCAGATCACTGGATGGAGAAAACACTCTAACATATGAAAATgacatagataacagattcacTAATTCCTGTGATCATAGGCATAGTAATGAAATAGCAAGAATACATGAGAATGGTTATGCGAATGAGATTCGTAACTTGAATGCAGCTGATAAAGCCGAAGGGGAGAATGAAGATTATGTATCTGGTATGTTGTATGATATGCTGCAGAAGGAGGTTATAACTTTGAGGAAAGCTTGCCAAGAGAAAGATCAGAGCCTGAAGGACAAAGATGACTCAATCGAGGTTTGGtgcctttctctctctctccccctccctCCCTCCGTTCCTcactccctccctccctctgaGCCCTTTTTGCGTGTGGACTTGTTTAGATGTTGGCAAAAAAGGTAGAAACACTGAATAAAGCTATGGAAGTTGAGTCCAAAAAGATGCGTAGAGAAGTAGCTGCTATGGGGAAGGAACTTGCAGCTACTCGTATTGGCAAGGAACAAGATCAAAAATTGAGACGTGTAAGTTCTACAAGGGGAGCTGTAAATGGAACTCATCAACCTGCAATAAGGTGAAATCTAACTTTATGCTTGGGCAATTTAGGGTCTATATTTGTTTTGTGCACTTGAATTCAGACCATCTCAAAATTCAGTTTCCCTTGCGTTTAAATTTAATTTACATGATTAAATACAGTGCTAGTGGATAGTATTGCACAAAAGTTGGCTTCAGGAGAACTTAACGACCTTAATTTATTATTTCTCAGTCCTCGTGTCATTATAAATCAGTTTTGGCCTGTATGGCGATAATTTGCATCTACACATTGTCTGAGGCCTGAAAATGACAAAGCTGTTTGTGTTGCAAACCAAAGTTGAGTCCATTAGAAGAACATCTTCTATGAAGTGTTCTTTGGTGGTTTGTTGTGTATAAGGAAATTAGTGTGGAAAaaggtttcaatttttttgtatggTACAAATAGCAAAAATGGAGCTTCTGCAACTATTAACAGTAATACGAGTCTTCTTTATTTGAGTTCTTAAGCTGGCTCGTTCTCACAACATATTTGCAAAAGTCTACTGAGTAGTAGAGTCTGAATGTAAATACACAACTGCtgaacaaacaaacaaacaagcaTGCATTCTCTATTCCAGAAAAACCTTGAATTTGTTTTCTTTAGTACTCAAATATCTTGAAATTAATAGGACCAAGATAATAGTAGTACTCCATCTGTCCTTAAATTCcatgcaaaagaaaatattcCAGGGCCATCTTCGTATCCCACCTGCCAAAAGAGAATAAGAGTAAGACCCTGGACCTAATCTAACCCTTTTGATAACACGAACCGTGACTTCCGAATatgaccaaaaagaaaaaggaatgttTTCAAGattagaattaatttttttttctctttacaAAATATGTACAAGTTCTTTCAATTGATGTAAAGCACGAATAGAGCAAGGTTCTAGAGCCAACACAATTAGTAAGAATATACCACTTCTTCACAAAAGGCAAAAAACCGTGTCTTCAAGTTACGCAGAGACTTGTGTCGATGGGATAAAAGAAGAGCAGGATTCGAGAATGTGGTCTCCTAGACTATTCAAGCCACCAATGAAAATTCATTATGAGGCGTTTGGTCCTTTGGCATAAATCACAGTTGAGACATGAGAAAATCATTTTGGGCCCTAAATTCTAACAATAATATGATTAGAAAAAGTGCAAGTATGAGGCACTAAACACTTGGGTGTAAAGTGGGACAAGACAAACAGCACATAACAATCGTTGGGCTTTGGCATACGAAATAGACGAGAGAAGTTTATTTTCCCTTGTCCCCACCGTGCAATCCTAATCCCCTCCTAATTGTGGCTGAAAAATTAGTGTGATTGTTCTTATCCCCTGCTAAAGAAAGGCATTTTCAAAATGGTAAAACTGAAAAGATGTGCCTTTTTGTGAATCACTCATGAGTGATCTCCTCcggatttttgtttcttttcttatttcacCTATTTGATAAGGGGTTTCTCCACAAGGGTTGGTCTCCATTTCACAAAAGATTGAAAAGAGGAGGAGCAATTACAGGTTTGCCAAGGTGCATTTAGTGGTAAATTCAAAGAATTAAATATAGATTATGTGTTCATTGGACGCCATTAGCAAAACACAACTCATATTAGTACCAAGTGATCATTctattctaataaaaaaaaaaaggttagtgTGAATTAATTACCGTCAGGAGAGTAGATCACTTCTTGGTGATGACCCATACAGCATAAATGATCTCAGGCAGGTACCCAATTATGGTCAGCAACACAGAGATCCAGAATTCAACCTGCTCCCACATATCATAACCATCAAAATCTCACTaaaatttcctctttttttttcactcaaacaaaacaaacaaacaaaagtaacaattttttttttttttggcatgaaTCAAAAAACATAGTAACTTATTACCATTCCGGGTCTGTGTTAAAAAAAACATGCATGAACCACAAACCTTGGAACGCCAAAATCTAAAAGGGAAGAGATAATTTTAACCCTTTATTCCTTTACAAATTAACAAGAAATTTAAGATCTAagccaaaattttcctttttttttttttcttaacataGTATactcaagagagagaaaatttgagGGGATTAACATATAATATACCTTCAAACCATATTTGAGGAAGACACCGAGAGGAGGCAGGATGATAGCAACAAGAATGTCTACACAAGTGGCTGTACCTTCATCTGCCATTTTCACTCAAGAAAAATCTCTTCTGGGATGGCTgataaaacaaaattagaaCCAAGGTACAAGTCTCGCTGCACAGGGTCACGCAGTGAAGTGGCAGAAACTGAAACGGGAGGGGTGGGATTTATAGGTAAGAGGTGGCAGGAGGATCTGGAGAATCAAGAGCTGGCTTTTAGTATGTGGTTTATCTTAAATTGAGTGTTCTTGGCATATTCCTTAAAGTCACAAGAGCTGGCTTTTAGTGCAGGGAAGATGAACATCAAATATTTGCCGCTCAAGAAATTTCCTCCAGATGTTAGAAGCCCATTTCTATTATTATGTTCCAACACTATCCAAAAATTCAACCAAACCATGCCAGCTTTAATTTTCGAGAAAAAGTGAATTCATCCCTTGCTTTATAGAATGACATAATCCACCATATAACGAGATAAGGCTACGTACTAAAACATATCGCTAGATTTCCAACACTACTACTGCTGCCGCCCTTAATCTTTTTCATCCAACGATCGATCCAAGAACCACAATGGCATGTCCCGTTGTATTATTGCTGCCAAGTAGACGCAATGAGGTGGTTCTTTCAATCATTCTGGATTGGTTTCTTGCTGAATCGGAGTTCATTGATTAGTGCGAAAGTGCAAAAAGaaggaataaaatgataaacaatacaaagaaataaaaaaaaaaaagggaatagtGCGATTCAGCAAAAAAAATGTGACTGAAAGAAGCTGCATCTCAAAAACGTGACTTCCGAatatgaccaaaaaaaaaaagagactgtTGGTCCTGGAACCAAAAAAATGACCAG
Protein-coding sequences here:
- the LOC113738366 gene encoding hydrophobic protein LTI6A-like; its protein translation is MADEGTATCVDILVAIILPPLGVFLKYGLKVEFWISVLLTIIGYLPEIIYAVWVITKK
- the LOC113739992 gene encoding microtubule-associated protein 70-1-like, encoding MSSAQMISSSSNGNCSVDNCNGDVSWPEPPKLTPSASLKTKKKPTPAPSISRAGGEVDELVTLLHGSDPLRVELSRLENEVRDKERNLGDAYAEIKALKYSERLKEKAVEELSDELKKIDDKLKATEALLESKNLEVRKINEEKKTALAAQFAAEATLRRVHAGQKDDEMPPIEAIITPLEAELKLARLEVAKLQDDNRALDRLTKSKEAALLEAERTVQMALAKASLVDDLQNKNQDLMKQIEICQEENRILDKMHRQKVSEVEKLMQTVHELEEAVLAGGAAANAVRDYQRKMQELNEEKRILDRELARAKISANRVAVVVANEWKDSNDKVMPVKQWLEERRLLQGEMQQLKDKVAIAERTAKAEAQLKEKYHLRFKVLEERLKASSTCTTRSTPQGGSVCNGLSRRQSFGGGESLSKPPSNGISLKKTKFQSRSFRTNSSSALLEQSKFSSTLFGSGSRSLDGENTLTYENDIDNRFTNSCDHRHSNEIARIHENGYANEIRNLNAADKAEGENEDYVSGMLYDMLQKEVITLRKACQEKDQSLKDKDDSIEMLAKKVETLNKAMEVESKKMRREVAAMGKELAATRIGKEQDQKLRRVSSTRGAVNGTHQPAIR